The Microbispora sp. ZYX-F-249 genome includes a window with the following:
- the mraZ gene encoding division/cell wall cluster transcriptional repressor MraZ encodes MFLGTHHPRLDDKGRLFLPAKYREELAEGLVITKGQERCLYVFPVEEFQRITEALRTAPVTAKAVRDYSRVFFASASDEVPDKQGRITIPQTLRRYAGLERDCVVIGANTRLEIWDAQAWDTYLEAQEQAFSDLSEEVLPGIL; translated from the coding sequence GTGTTCCTCGGCACCCACCACCCGCGCCTCGACGACAAAGGACGGCTGTTCCTGCCGGCGAAGTATCGCGAGGAGCTGGCGGAGGGTCTGGTGATCACCAAAGGCCAGGAGCGCTGCCTCTACGTCTTCCCCGTAGAGGAGTTCCAGCGCATCACCGAGGCCCTGCGTACCGCTCCGGTTACGGCGAAGGCGGTCCGCGACTACAGCCGTGTCTTCTTCGCCAGTGCGTCCGACGAGGTGCCGGACAAGCAGGGGCGCATCACGATTCCCCAGACGCTGCGGCGCTACGCCGGGCTGGAACGTGACTGCGTCGTGATCGGCGCCAACACGCGACTGGAGATCTGGGACGCCCAGGCATGGGACACCTACCTGGAAGCCCAGGAGCAGGCCTTCTCCGACCTGTCGGAGGAGGTGTTGCCCGGGATTCTGTAG
- the rsmH gene encoding 16S rRNA (cytosine(1402)-N(4))-methyltransferase RsmH, with protein sequence MLDRVLELLAPALSGPEPVVVDANLGLGGHAEALLAAHPSLHLVGIDRDPTAIERSTARLAPYADRVTLVRAVSDELADVLHDAGRPRVDAALFDLGVSSPQLDEAERGFAYSYDAPLDMRMDREQELTAERVVNTYSAADLTRILRDYGEERFAARVASLIVKERAKDPITSTKRLADLVRAAIPAATRRTGGNPAKRTFQALRIEVNGELSALERALPAALDALTLGGRVVVLAYHSLEDRLTKQVLAARTKDTSPLGLPVPLEAHQPRFRLLTRGAELPDDEEVARNPRAASARLRAAERIREG encoded by the coding sequence ATGCTCGATCGCGTGCTGGAGTTGCTCGCTCCGGCGTTGTCCGGACCGGAGCCGGTGGTCGTGGACGCCAACCTCGGTCTCGGCGGGCACGCCGAGGCGCTGCTGGCCGCCCACCCCTCCCTCCACCTCGTCGGCATCGACCGCGACCCCACCGCCATCGAGCGTTCCACCGCCCGGCTCGCGCCGTACGCCGACCGGGTCACTCTGGTGCGCGCCGTCTCCGACGAACTGGCCGACGTGCTCCACGACGCCGGTCGGCCCCGCGTGGACGCCGCGCTGTTCGACCTCGGCGTGTCCTCCCCTCAGCTCGACGAGGCCGAGCGCGGTTTCGCCTACTCCTACGACGCCCCCCTCGACATGCGGATGGACCGCGAGCAGGAGCTCACCGCCGAGCGTGTGGTGAACACCTACTCCGCCGCGGACCTGACCCGCATCCTGCGCGACTACGGCGAGGAGCGTTTCGCGGCACGCGTCGCGAGCCTCATCGTCAAGGAGCGCGCCAAGGACCCCATCACCAGCACGAAACGGCTTGCCGACCTGGTCCGCGCGGCGATACCCGCCGCGACGAGGCGGACCGGGGGCAACCCGGCGAAGAGAACGTTCCAGGCGCTGCGCATCGAGGTGAACGGGGAGCTGTCGGCGCTCGAGCGCGCGCTCCCCGCCGCGCTCGACGCGCTGACGCTGGGCGGGCGCGTGGTCGTGCTCGCCTACCACTCCCTGGAGGACCGGCTCACCAAGCAGGTCCTCGCGGCGCGAACCAAGGACACCAGCCCTCTCGGGCTGCCGGTCCCCCTGGAGGCTCACCAGCCCCGGTTCCGCCTTCTGACGAGGGGAGCGGAGCTCCCGGACGACGAGGAGGTGGCCCGCAACCCGCGGGCGGCCTCGGCCCGCTTGCGGGCGGCAGAGAGGATCCGCGAGGGATGA
- a CDS encoding peptidoglycan D,D-transpeptidase FtsI family protein, translating to MPGGGPRRAGTQHPGGGEGRPRGGRASGPGEAGGRPRGAAASGDDKRSATGSGQPRPGAFGAPGRPGANGKPAAAGKPTAVGRPGVAGKPGVAGRPGVSGNGAPGHSAPSTGAPGRAGTGRPRPGGAPSGPQRPNPQRPAGPPGPPRPPAVLRLGNPARRLRAALVVMAIVLSLFAGRLVQLQGFDSKVLQAKAAQQRVQPETLPARRGSITDAGGHDLAVTVEAREVYVDPKDVDPAKRDLVATTLARELNKPKEEIAAALAKTEQRYIPLARDVEPPRAKRIMGFELKGVGVKETYRRLYPGNSLAGGLLGFVGVDGRGLEGLESAYDDILAGKDGKQSIELGANRQRIPMTRSQREAPVPGRDVRLTIDRDIQWAAEESLARQVRQTGARSGSVIVMDVRTGQILAMANAPQANLNSWQSAPAEDRANRAASEIFEPGSTNKVITAAAAMEAGVVDPDTAFRVPDHIQCADRQLRDSHPHAPELLTFTGILAESSNVGTIMVADKISSQRLYDMFRSFGFGARSGAGIPGEQAGLLPQWQTWSGSQRCTIAYGQGISVTALQMAGVYQTIANGGVRVTPSIVAGTTDAHGAFVPSPAAKGTRVISETTARRIALMLEAAVGHEGTGEEASIEGYRVAGKTGTAMRYDEKCAGYCGYTATFVGFTPADQPRLMALAVIQDPKKGHYGGAIAAPVFKDVMTFALKSRKIPPTGTKAPEMLLRPAE from the coding sequence GTGCCCGGCGGCGGCCCGCGCCGCGCCGGCACGCAGCATCCCGGCGGAGGCGAAGGGCGTCCGCGAGGCGGGCGCGCGAGCGGACCGGGCGAGGCCGGCGGCAGGCCGCGCGGCGCCGCCGCATCGGGCGACGACAAGCGGTCCGCGACGGGGTCGGGGCAGCCGCGGCCGGGCGCGTTCGGCGCCCCCGGCCGACCGGGCGCCAACGGCAAGCCCGCTGCCGCGGGAAAGCCCACTGCCGTGGGACGGCCCGGTGTCGCCGGCAAGCCCGGTGTCGCCGGCAGGCCCGGCGTTTCCGGTAACGGCGCTCCCGGACACAGCGCTCCCTCGACCGGTGCGCCCGGCAGGGCCGGCACGGGCCGTCCCCGTCCCGGCGGCGCCCCGTCCGGCCCGCAGCGCCCGAATCCGCAGCGTCCCGCGGGACCGCCGGGCCCGCCGCGTCCGCCCGCCGTGCTCCGGCTGGGCAACCCCGCCCGCCGGCTGAGGGCGGCGCTGGTGGTGATGGCGATCGTGCTGTCGCTGTTCGCCGGACGGCTGGTCCAGCTGCAGGGCTTCGACTCCAAGGTGCTCCAGGCGAAGGCCGCCCAGCAGCGCGTGCAGCCGGAGACGCTGCCCGCGCGCCGCGGCTCGATCACCGACGCCGGGGGACACGACCTCGCCGTGACGGTCGAGGCCAGGGAGGTCTACGTCGACCCCAAGGACGTCGACCCGGCCAAGCGCGACCTGGTCGCCACCACACTGGCACGGGAGCTGAACAAGCCCAAGGAGGAGATCGCCGCCGCGCTGGCCAAGACCGAGCAGCGGTACATCCCGCTGGCCCGCGACGTCGAGCCGCCGCGGGCCAAGCGCATCATGGGCTTCGAGCTCAAGGGCGTCGGCGTCAAGGAGACCTACCGCCGTCTCTACCCCGGCAACTCGCTCGCGGGCGGCCTGCTCGGCTTCGTCGGCGTCGACGGCAGGGGCCTGGAGGGCCTGGAGAGCGCGTACGACGACATCCTGGCGGGCAAGGACGGCAAGCAGAGCATCGAGCTCGGCGCCAACCGGCAGCGCATCCCGATGACGCGCAGCCAGCGCGAGGCGCCGGTGCCGGGGCGCGACGTGCGCCTGACCATCGACAGGGACATCCAGTGGGCCGCGGAGGAGTCGCTGGCCCGGCAGGTCCGCCAGACGGGGGCGCGCAGCGGCAGCGTGATCGTCATGGACGTGCGGACCGGTCAGATCCTGGCCATGGCGAACGCGCCCCAGGCCAACCTCAACAGCTGGCAGTCCGCGCCGGCGGAGGACCGCGCCAATCGCGCCGCGTCGGAGATCTTCGAGCCGGGCAGCACCAACAAGGTCATCACGGCGGCGGCGGCGATGGAGGCCGGCGTGGTGGACCCCGACACCGCCTTCCGCGTGCCCGACCACATCCAGTGCGCCGACCGGCAGCTCAGGGACTCCCACCCGCACGCACCCGAACTGCTGACGTTCACCGGGATCCTCGCCGAGTCGAGCAACGTCGGCACGATCATGGTAGCGGACAAGATCTCCAGCCAGCGGCTGTACGACATGTTCCGGTCGTTCGGATTCGGCGCGCGCAGCGGGGCCGGGATCCCGGGCGAGCAGGCCGGCCTGCTGCCGCAGTGGCAGACGTGGTCGGGCAGCCAGCGCTGTACCATCGCCTACGGTCAGGGCATCTCGGTCACCGCGCTGCAGATGGCCGGCGTCTACCAGACGATCGCCAACGGCGGAGTGCGGGTGACCCCCTCGATCGTCGCGGGCACGACCGACGCGCACGGGGCGTTCGTCCCCAGCCCGGCCGCCAAGGGCACCCGCGTCATCAGCGAGACGACCGCCCGGCGGATCGCGCTGATGCTGGAGGCCGCGGTGGGCCACGAGGGCACGGGGGAGGAGGCCTCGATCGAGGGCTACCGTGTCGCGGGCAAGACCGGCACCGCCATGCGGTACGACGAGAAGTGCGCGGGATACTGCGGGTACACCGCCACGTTCGTCGGCTTCACCCCCGCGGACCAGCCCCGGCTGATGGCCCTGGCGGTCATCCAGGATCCGAAGAAAGGCCACTACGGCGGCGCCATCGCCGCCCCGGTGTTCAAGGACGTCATGACTTTCGCGTTGAAGAGCAGGAAGATCCCCCCTACGGGTACGAAGGCGCCCGAGATGCTCCTTCGCCCGGCGGAGTGA
- a CDS encoding UDP-N-acetylmuramoyl-L-alanyl-D-glutamate--2,6-diaminopimelate ligase, translating to MRPEAVQARPLSALASLLGTSSAVPSPGARAVRGTVTGITLDSRRVRRGDLYVAAPGNARHGAEFAADALAAGATAILTDPDGRDRAAATGLPVLVVPDPRAVLGQVAAWVYGRPAAGVTLIGVTGTSGKSTTTFLLEAGLRAAGHRTGLVGGVEIRAGDVRFTPELTTPEATDLQGLFALMRERGVSAAAMEVSSHALALGRVDGLFYDVSIFTNLSQDHLDFHRDLDDYFAAKARLFTPEFSRAGVVNIDDAHGRELAATAKIPITTFSATGAPEADWRAEDVRLGAAGSRFRLVGPGGVEAEVSVALPGPFNVANTLGALVALVEAGVPLQAAVTGVRDFSGVPGRMERVPGADDVQVIVDYAHKPGAVESVLRSLRAVLGDGPGGRLVIVLGCGGDRDRGKRPMMGEAAVRLADLAVFTSDNPRTEDPLAILAAMLEGALRVPIEERGHVIVEPDRAAAIRLAICGAAPGDVVVVAGKGHEQGQYAGGRVVPFDDREVAAAAIAERSLARRAAREAADA from the coding sequence ATGCGTCCCGAGGCCGTCCAGGCCCGCCCGCTGTCCGCGCTGGCGTCCCTGCTCGGCACGTCGTCGGCCGTCCCGTCGCCCGGCGCGCGTGCGGTCCGCGGCACGGTCACCGGCATCACCCTCGACTCGCGCCGGGTGCGGCGCGGCGACCTCTACGTGGCCGCGCCGGGCAACGCCCGGCACGGCGCGGAGTTCGCCGCGGACGCGCTTGCGGCGGGCGCGACGGCGATCCTGACCGACCCCGACGGCCGCGACCGTGCCGCCGCCACCGGACTGCCGGTGCTCGTCGTGCCCGATCCGCGGGCGGTGCTGGGGCAGGTCGCCGCCTGGGTGTACGGCAGACCGGCGGCCGGCGTCACGCTCATCGGCGTCACGGGCACCAGCGGCAAGTCCACCACGACGTTCCTGCTGGAGGCGGGGCTGCGGGCGGCGGGCCACCGCACCGGCCTGGTCGGCGGTGTGGAGATCCGCGCCGGCGACGTGCGTTTCACCCCCGAGCTCACCACCCCCGAGGCGACCGACCTGCAGGGGCTGTTCGCGCTGATGCGCGAGCGGGGCGTGAGCGCCGCGGCCATGGAGGTCTCCAGCCACGCCCTGGCCCTCGGCCGGGTCGACGGCCTCTTCTACGACGTGTCGATCTTCACGAACCTGTCGCAGGACCACCTGGACTTCCACCGGGACCTGGACGACTACTTCGCGGCCAAGGCCCGCCTGTTCACCCCGGAGTTCAGCCGGGCGGGCGTGGTGAACATCGACGACGCCCACGGACGCGAGCTGGCCGCCACGGCCAAGATCCCGATCACCACGTTCTCCGCCACCGGGGCGCCGGAGGCCGACTGGCGCGCCGAGGACGTGCGCCTCGGCGCCGCGGGCAGCCGGTTCCGCCTGGTCGGTCCGGGCGGGGTCGAGGCCGAGGTGTCGGTGGCCCTGCCCGGCCCGTTCAACGTGGCCAACACCCTCGGCGCGCTGGTGGCCCTGGTCGAGGCGGGGGTCCCGCTGCAGGCCGCGGTGACCGGCGTCCGCGACTTCTCCGGCGTGCCGGGACGGATGGAGCGGGTGCCGGGCGCGGACGACGTGCAGGTGATCGTCGACTACGCGCACAAGCCGGGCGCGGTGGAGTCGGTCCTGCGCTCGCTGCGCGCGGTGCTCGGTGACGGGCCCGGCGGCCGCCTGGTCATCGTGCTGGGCTGCGGCGGCGACCGCGACCGCGGCAAGCGCCCGATGATGGGCGAGGCCGCCGTCCGCCTCGCGGACCTGGCCGTGTTCACCAGCGACAACCCTCGTACGGAGGACCCGCTCGCGATCCTCGCCGCGATGCTGGAGGGCGCGCTGCGGGTACCCATCGAGGAGCGGGGCCACGTCATCGTGGAGCCGGACCGGGCGGCCGCCATCCGCCTGGCGATCTGCGGTGCCGCGCCCGGAGATGTGGTAGTTGTGGCCGGCAAGGGACACGAGCAGGGGCAGTATGCCGGGGGCCGGGTCGTCCCCTTCGACGACCGCGAGGTGGCCGCCGCGGCCATCGCGGAACGGAGCCTGGCACGGCGGGCGGCGCGGGAGGCCGCCGATGCGTGA
- a CDS encoding UDP-N-acetylmuramoyl-tripeptide--D-alanyl-D-alanine ligase, translating to MIPLPLARVAEITSGALNAAADPSAVVRGPVVIDSRAAGPGSLFVAIKGERADGHDFARQAHDAGAVAVLATRPVEAPAVIVDDPLAALASLATAVVAELPAATVVGVTGSAGKTTTKDLMAGLTARLGPTIAPVGSFNNEIGHPLTVLKADEATRFLVLELSARNVGHIAYLARIAPPRIGVVLNVGAAHLGVFGGKEAIARAKGELVEALPADGVAVLNADDPLVRAMAGRTRARVTYFGRSPEAHVRAEDEALDATGRASFTLRTPSGAAPVRLRLHGAHLVSNALAAAAAAHELGLPVADIAEELSAAEPRSRWRMEVTERPDGVTVINDAYNASPDSVRAAIGSLAVIGEGRRRFAVIAAMRELGEHGPALNEEFGRLAADVGLEALVVVGEDAEPVLAGAPAAIYAPDVATAARELSDRLAPGDVVLVKGPRAAGLERVAEAILGGDAR from the coding sequence ATGATCCCGTTGCCGCTGGCCCGGGTCGCCGAGATCACGTCCGGAGCGCTGAACGCGGCGGCCGACCCCTCGGCCGTCGTCCGGGGACCCGTCGTGATCGACTCGCGGGCGGCCGGACCGGGTTCGCTGTTCGTGGCGATCAAGGGCGAGCGGGCCGACGGGCACGACTTCGCCCGGCAGGCCCACGACGCCGGCGCCGTCGCCGTCCTCGCCACCCGGCCCGTCGAGGCGCCGGCCGTGATCGTCGACGACCCGCTCGCGGCCCTGGCCTCGCTGGCCACGGCCGTGGTGGCGGAGCTGCCCGCCGCGACCGTGGTCGGCGTGACCGGGTCCGCGGGCAAGACCACGACCAAGGACCTGATGGCCGGCCTCACCGCGCGGCTCGGCCCCACCATCGCCCCCGTCGGCTCGTTCAACAACGAGATCGGCCACCCGCTGACCGTGCTGAAGGCCGACGAGGCCACCCGGTTCCTGGTCCTGGAGCTGAGCGCCCGCAACGTCGGTCACATCGCCTACCTGGCGAGGATCGCCCCGCCCCGCATCGGCGTGGTGCTCAACGTCGGCGCCGCGCACCTCGGCGTGTTCGGCGGCAAGGAGGCGATCGCCCGGGCCAAGGGCGAGCTGGTCGAGGCGCTGCCCGCCGACGGGGTCGCCGTGCTCAACGCCGACGACCCGCTGGTGCGCGCGATGGCCGGCCGTACGCGCGCGCGGGTGACCTACTTCGGGCGCTCGCCCGAGGCGCACGTGCGGGCGGAGGACGAGGCGCTGGACGCGACCGGCCGCGCCTCGTTCACGCTGCGCACCCCGTCCGGCGCCGCGCCGGTCCGGCTGCGCCTGCACGGCGCGCACCTCGTGTCCAACGCCCTCGCCGCGGCGGCGGCCGCCCACGAGCTGGGGCTGCCGGTGGCGGACATCGCCGAGGAGCTGTCGGCGGCCGAGCCGCGCAGCCGGTGGCGCATGGAGGTCACCGAGCGGCCCGACGGCGTGACCGTGATCAACGACGCCTACAACGCCAGCCCCGACTCCGTACGGGCCGCCATCGGCAGCCTCGCGGTCATCGGCGAGGGGCGGCGGCGGTTCGCGGTGATCGCCGCGATGCGCGAGCTGGGCGAGCACGGCCCGGCGCTGAACGAGGAGTTCGGGCGGCTGGCCGCGGACGTGGGACTGGAGGCGCTGGTCGTCGTGGGGGAGGACGCCGAGCCCGTGCTCGCCGGCGCGCCCGCCGCGATCTACGCGCCCGACGTCGCGACGGCGGCCAGGGAACTGTCGGACCGGCTCGCGCCGGGCGACGTGGTGCTGGTGAAGGGGCCGCGTGCGGCCGGGCTCGAGCGGGTCGCCGAGGCGATCCTCGGAGGTGACGCCCGGTGA
- the mraY gene encoding phospho-N-acetylmuramoyl-pentapeptide-transferase — protein MRNILIAGAISLILSMVGTPLAIRLFARRGYGQNIREEGPSGHYDKKGTPTMGGTVIVIASLIGYFVAHGVTVFAEVGDPPTASALMVLFLMTGLGAVGFLDDFIKIYKQRSLGLRSGAKAGGQLVVGVIFAVLVLRFPNAYAVTPATTHVSFLRDIGPSIGLIGFMIWVVFFIVGFSNAVNLTDGLDGLASGATCLVLAAYVLIGNWQLRNSCTTVGFGPNCYWVRDPLDLAVVAAAVLGACLGFLWWNAPPAKIFMGDTGSLALGGVIAGLAFTTRTQLLLVILGGLFAIITMSVIIQVGSFKLTRKRVFRMAPLQHHFELSGWAETTIVVRFWLIAALCVAAGLGLFYLEWMPKQ, from the coding sequence GTGAGGAACATCCTCATCGCGGGGGCGATCTCGCTGATTCTGTCCATGGTCGGCACGCCGCTGGCCATCCGGCTGTTCGCCCGCAGGGGCTACGGCCAGAACATCCGTGAGGAGGGGCCGTCGGGGCACTACGACAAGAAGGGCACCCCGACGATGGGCGGCACGGTGATCGTCATCGCGTCGCTGATCGGCTACTTCGTCGCCCACGGGGTGACCGTCTTCGCGGAGGTCGGCGACCCCCCGACGGCCTCGGCCCTGATGGTGCTGTTCCTGATGACCGGCCTCGGCGCGGTCGGCTTCCTCGACGACTTCATCAAGATCTACAAGCAGCGGAGCCTCGGCCTGCGCAGCGGCGCCAAGGCCGGCGGGCAGCTCGTCGTCGGCGTGATCTTCGCGGTGCTCGTCCTGCGGTTCCCCAACGCCTACGCCGTCACCCCGGCCACCACGCACGTGTCGTTCCTGCGGGACATCGGGCCGTCCATCGGCCTGATCGGCTTCATGATCTGGGTCGTGTTCTTCATCGTGGGCTTCTCCAACGCGGTGAACCTGACCGACGGCCTCGACGGCCTGGCCTCCGGCGCCACCTGCCTGGTCCTCGCGGCGTACGTGCTGATCGGCAACTGGCAGCTGCGCAACAGCTGCACGACGGTCGGCTTCGGGCCCAACTGCTACTGGGTGCGAGATCCGCTCGACCTGGCGGTGGTCGCGGCGGCGGTGCTGGGCGCCTGTCTGGGCTTCCTGTGGTGGAACGCCCCGCCCGCCAAGATCTTCATGGGTGACACCGGATCGCTGGCCCTCGGCGGCGTGATCGCCGGCCTGGCCTTCACCACCCGGACCCAGCTCCTGCTCGTCATCCTGGGCGGCCTGTTCGCGATCATCACGATGTCGGTGATCATCCAGGTCGGGTCCTTCAAACTGACCCGCAAACGCGTCTTCCGGATGGCGCCCCTCCAGCACCACTTCGAGCTGTCGGGCTGGGCCGAGACGACGATCGTGGTGCGCTTCTGGCTGATCGCCGCGCTGTGCGTCGCCGCCGGTCTCGGACTGTTCTACCTCGAATGGATGCCGAAACAGTGA
- the murD gene encoding UDP-N-acetylmuramoyl-L-alanine--D-glutamate ligase gives MDAETVNVVVAGLGVSGAAAARALAARGERVIVLEAADGERQRATAAELAALGVEVRFGEPALPAGASLLVTSPGWRPATPLLVAAADAGVEVIGEVELAWRLREEPAAPWLALTGTNGKTTAVRMLASMLSAAGHKALAVGNVGVPIVEAVDGPYDVLAVELSSFQLHWSSTPAPLAAAVLNVAPDHIDWHGSMEEYAAAKARVFAHAGTVVYNADDPWSSRLAEPYASRVGFTLAVPRPGQLGVVEDLLVDRAFVADPATTAEELACLADVRPFAPHNVANALAAAALARAYGVPPEAVRRGLREFTPDPHRIAHVARVGEVDYVDDSKATNPHAAAASLAAYESVVWIAGGQLKGADVDELVRQAAPRLRGAVLLGADRDAIRRALARHAANVPVVDVPGQDTGVMDRVVAEAARLATPGDTVLLAPAGASLDMFTSYGARGEAFARAVQRLADR, from the coding sequence ATGGATGCCGAAACAGTGAACGTCGTCGTCGCCGGCCTCGGCGTGTCGGGCGCCGCCGCGGCGCGGGCGCTGGCCGCCCGCGGCGAGCGCGTGATCGTGCTGGAGGCCGCGGACGGCGAGCGGCAGCGCGCGACGGCCGCCGAGCTCGCCGCGCTGGGCGTGGAGGTGCGCTTCGGCGAGCCCGCCCTGCCCGCCGGCGCCTCGCTCCTGGTCACCTCGCCGGGCTGGCGGCCCGCCACCCCGCTGCTCGTCGCCGCCGCGGACGCGGGCGTCGAGGTCATCGGGGAGGTCGAGCTGGCCTGGCGGCTGCGGGAGGAGCCGGCCGCCCCCTGGCTCGCGCTGACCGGCACCAACGGCAAGACCACCGCCGTCCGCATGCTCGCCTCCATGCTGTCCGCCGCCGGGCACAAGGCCCTGGCCGTGGGCAACGTCGGGGTGCCCATCGTGGAGGCCGTGGACGGGCCGTACGACGTGCTGGCCGTGGAGCTGTCGAGCTTCCAGCTCCACTGGTCCTCGACCCCGGCCCCGCTCGCGGCGGCCGTGCTCAACGTCGCGCCGGACCACATCGACTGGCACGGCTCGATGGAGGAGTACGCCGCGGCCAAGGCGCGCGTCTTCGCGCACGCCGGGACCGTGGTCTACAACGCCGACGACCCGTGGTCGTCCCGCCTGGCCGAGCCGTACGCCTCGCGGGTGGGCTTCACGCTCGCCGTGCCCAGGCCCGGGCAGCTGGGAGTCGTGGAGGACCTGCTCGTCGACCGGGCCTTCGTGGCCGACCCGGCGACCACGGCGGAGGAGCTGGCCTGCCTCGCCGACGTGCGGCCGTTCGCCCCGCACAACGTCGCCAACGCGCTCGCCGCGGCCGCCCTGGCCCGCGCGTACGGCGTGCCGCCCGAGGCCGTACGCCGCGGCCTGCGGGAGTTCACCCCCGACCCGCACCGGATCGCGCACGTCGCCCGGGTCGGCGAGGTCGACTACGTGGACGATTCCAAGGCGACGAACCCGCACGCGGCCGCCGCGTCGCTGGCCGCCTACGAGTCGGTCGTGTGGATCGCGGGCGGGCAGCTCAAGGGCGCCGACGTCGACGAGCTCGTACGGCAGGCCGCGCCCCGGCTGCGCGGCGCCGTGCTGCTGGGGGCCGACCGGGACGCGATCCGCCGGGCATTGGCGCGACACGCCGCGAATGTCCCCGTCGTGGACGTGCCTGGGCAAGACACTGGGGTCATGGACCGCGTCGTCGCCGAAGCCGCCCGGCTCGCCACCCCGGGCGACACCGTGCTGCTCGCCCCCGCCGGGGCCTCGCTGGACATGTTCACCTCGTACGGAGCGCGTGGGGAGGCCTTCGCCCGAGCCGTGCAGCGGCTGGCGGACCGGTGA
- the ftsW gene encoding putative lipid II flippase FtsW: MTGPAAGPAGAAPARKTERQGPERQGSERQGPEPIGWAAAQLAALRELLGRPLTSYHLVLGCSALLLALGLMMVLSASSIEALQRTGDPFYWFLKQVTSVAIGLPLMWVCSRLPQRFFRLAGYPLMGLSILGLLMVIFLGQELLGAQRWIVIGPFSVQPSEPAKLALVLWGADLLAARARAGRIEWRQLLIPLMPGVALLAVLVMLGRDLGTTLVLMMIFLALLWVVGAPVRLFGGILALLVLATATMIIVEPYRLGRLTGFMHVWETAQDEGFQSAQGLMAIGSGGWFGLGLGAGRQKWNYVPHAESDFIFSILGEELGLMGTLVVVALFGLLGYAGLRIAMRTKDPFVRLSAAATTAWIAGQAVVNIGAVIGVFPVTGIPLPLVSYGGSALLPTLAALGMLLSFAKQEPGAAEALAARGPGPAARALSWLGLNGRARRRPAASRAPARQQAAQKARPRTARNGTTRERTRDNSREHPREHPREQGVT, translated from the coding sequence GTGACGGGCCCCGCGGCCGGCCCCGCCGGCGCCGCGCCCGCGCGGAAGACCGAGCGCCAGGGGCCCGAGCGCCAAGGGTCCGAGCGTCAGGGGCCCGAGCCCATCGGCTGGGCCGCCGCCCAGCTCGCCGCGCTGCGCGAGCTGCTCGGCCGCCCGCTGACGTCCTACCACCTCGTGCTCGGCTGCAGCGCGCTGCTGCTGGCGCTCGGCCTGATGATGGTGCTGTCGGCGTCGAGCATCGAGGCGCTGCAGCGGACCGGCGACCCGTTCTACTGGTTCCTCAAGCAGGTCACGTCCGTGGCGATCGGGCTCCCCCTGATGTGGGTCTGCTCCCGGCTGCCGCAGCGGTTCTTCCGCCTGGCCGGCTATCCGCTGATGGGCCTGTCGATCCTCGGCCTCCTGATGGTCATCTTCCTCGGCCAGGAGCTGCTGGGCGCCCAGCGGTGGATCGTCATCGGCCCGTTCTCGGTCCAGCCGTCCGAGCCGGCGAAGCTGGCCCTGGTGCTGTGGGGGGCCGACCTGCTCGCGGCGCGGGCGCGCGCCGGGCGCATCGAGTGGCGCCAGCTGCTGATCCCGCTGATGCCGGGCGTGGCCCTGCTGGCCGTCCTGGTCATGCTGGGGCGCGACCTCGGCACCACGCTCGTGCTCATGATGATCTTCCTCGCGCTGCTGTGGGTGGTCGGCGCGCCGGTGCGGCTGTTCGGCGGGATCCTCGCGCTGCTCGTGCTGGCGACCGCAACTATGATCATCGTCGAGCCGTACCGGCTCGGCCGTCTCACCGGCTTCATGCACGTGTGGGAGACCGCGCAGGACGAGGGGTTCCAGTCCGCCCAGGGACTGATGGCGATCGGCTCGGGCGGCTGGTTCGGCCTCGGGCTCGGCGCGGGCCGGCAGAAGTGGAACTACGTCCCGCACGCGGAGAGCGACTTCATCTTCTCCATCCTGGGCGAGGAGCTCGGGCTGATGGGGACGCTCGTGGTGGTCGCGCTGTTCGGCCTGCTCGGCTACGCCGGGCTGCGCATCGCCATGCGGACGAAGGATCCCTTCGTCCGGCTGTCGGCCGCCGCCACCACCGCCTGGATCGCCGGGCAGGCCGTCGTCAACATCGGCGCCGTCATCGGGGTCTTCCCGGTCACCGGCATCCCGCTGCCCCTGGTGTCGTACGGCGGATCGGCGCTGCTGCCGACGCTCGCGGCGCTCGGCATGCTGCTGTCGTTCGCCAAACAGGAGCCCGGGGCGGCCGAGGCGCTGGCGGCTCGTGGCCCGGGACCGGCCGCGCGGGCTCTAAGCTGGCTTGGCCTGAACGGCCGCGCCAGGCGGCGGCCCGCGGCCTCGCGGGCACCGGCCCGGCAGCAGGCGGCGCAGAAAGCGCGGCCGCGGACGGCACGGAACGGAACGACGCGGGAACGGACGCGGGACAACTCGCGAGAACATCCGCGAGAACATCCGCGAGAACAGGGAGTGACATGA